The sequence TCAGCAATAACTCGCTGCGGATCAATTGCCGAAAAAGTTCTCTGATAACCACTAGCAGAACCCATAAAACCATAAGCCGGATCACCTGCACCATACAAATAACCATCCTCATTCAGCGCAAGGTTTCCATAATAACCCCCGGCCATTCCACGAGCATTTGTCATATTTGTTGATTTATATGTTACCGAACCCGATGAACAAATCGGATCAGCAACATTTTGGAATTTTGTTTCATTAGTGTTTCCAGAACATTTAAAACCAAGATCGTTAGCGTCATTTGTTCCTGCCGCCCATAAAGAGCCATCATTCATTTGGATGAATGATGCCGTAGTCGATCTAAACACTTGCTTAACATTACTAACGTATGGGTTTTGCGTCAATTGCCGAACCGTCGTCGATTGACTCCCTAGCCCTGACTCACCCCAAATATCATAACCAACAAAATAAAAATGTCCATCCGTTGATACATAACTAAATGCCGATTTTTTAGCATTCATACTTGAAATCGTTCCCGCTGGAACAGCACTAACAAGAGTCCATCCGCGTACATCTGCAGTTGAACCATTATTTAAACCTAACTGGTGGTACCCATTAGCACCAGTTGAATATAATTGTCCTGTTGTACTAATATAGTATGAACTTGATTGCCCATGACCAAATTCACCATTAACTGCCTGAACATCCTTTACATTGGATGCGACAATTACTGGTGTTTGAATTGTAGTAGTGCTGCTTACACCAAGCTGCCCATTATTATTACGACCGACACCCCAAAGGTTACCGTCATTATCCAAAATTAATGTCCAGGTTTCCCCTAAGGCAACCTGTTTAACATTAGAAAACACTTTAGTAAATGTTCGCTGCGTTGTCGTATTTCCCTTACCAAGTTGATAATAGTCATTACGACCGGTCATATATAAATCACCATTAGCAGTTATCAATGCACTGGTATGTTCACCAGAAACCACATCAACAATTGTATCCGGAATAAAAGATGTATCAATCGTAACAAACTTGTTCTGCCGAGTGACATTTCCGGTTCCTAACTGCCCATACTGATTATATCCGGAAACCATAACTGTACCATTGGTTCTAAGACCAATAGCATTCAAATCTCCAGAAGCTATTTTAGTGAATGGTCCGACACCATCAACATGTGTTGCAGCAACGCTAATCGCATTACTATCAATAATTGCAACTGCGGTTGTCAAACTTATGATGCTTAAAAGCACCACCATCATAATCTTTTTTAATCTCATTAGTATAAATCCCCCGTTCATATACTTAACAATCAGCAAATATTATATCATTAAATATATCTTCCTAATAATTTTTACAGCAAAAACCATAACCGTCACACAATTTCTGCCGAAGTAGTGAATACTTATAAATAAATAATAGCATCAATTTATAAAACAGGATACCGATTTACTCACAAAAGAAAGCATTGTCCTGAAAAGTTAAATTTGTTATAATATGAGAGTAGAATCAAAACAAGGAGGAATTACTATGGCTCACGTAATTAGTGCAGAATGTATCAGCTGTGGAGCTTGTGAAGCAACATGTCCAACAGACGCTATTTCAGCTGGTGACACTCAATATAACATTGATCCAGATCTTTGCATCGACTGTGCAGCATGTACAGATGCATGTCCTGTTGACGCTATCAGCGCTCAATAATAAAATCAGAATTATTACCTAAAGAAGCTATTGGCATATAAACAGCCAATAGCTTTTTTAGTTACATAAACGCTAAGCGTTCCGGGTTTTCAACATTCATCAATAATTAACTTGATAAGGCACAGCCTCACTTTTAATTGTTGTTCCATAAATACCCATAATAATAATCATAATCGGGCTAAAGAGTAATTCTGCATAAACAGTTAGGGCTAAAGGATTTTCAAGTAGATATTCGAAGTCCATTGCTGTCACTGCTATTAACATAAAACCAACAAGCAATGCCACTACTCCAAAAACAATCATAAAAACAGCAGCTACAATCTTTGTCTTTTGATTGAAAACAAATGCTAAAACCAAAACTCCGATTGACACAACAAGCCCTAAAAGACCGATTGCAAGAATAACCGAATAATTAGTACCGCCATCTACTGAATACTCTGAAAATATCATCTCCAATGCATTACTTACTCTTGAAACCATCAAACCGATAAATATCATATTCACACTCATAACCGTGAACTTAACATTCAATATCTTACGTTCTGCGCCAACAGCTTTTTGTTGAGTTGCCAAACCACCAATAACCGCAATCAATAAACATCCGGAAATAAGAATACCAACAATTACAGTAACCAGATTAAAACTGCCAAAGCCAATAAACATAACACCGTTAATAAACGCATTAATCACCGATAATACTACTGGTGCAATCAGAATCCCCAGTCCGGCAGTCGGTTTCGCCAAAATCAAAATAAGTCCAACAATCAGTAAAATAACAATTAGCACATTAAGAATCATATGCAATCCATTAAAAACTCCATAATAAGGAATAAAATCAAAATAATCAATATTCGAAATCATCATTTGCACTGAATAAAAAATTGAAATAAGATTATCAAACAATAAAAAAACTGCTGCAATAATCGCCGGCATAATGATTGGCTTCACTCTCACTTGTTCCATAATAAACCCTCTTTTCCATAATAACTATTATATTATATCACAATTTATCTTTTGGGAGAAAGAAAAAATCAGGGCGCGACGAGCGCGCCCTGATTTCAAATTTATTAAAGAACTTGAGTCTCAGCTAAACGTTTGTAAGTTTCATATTTTTCTTTTGCTTGTTCCTCAAGAAGTGCATACAATTCTGCAGCTTCTTTAGGGAATTGACGTTTTAATGAATTGAAACGTACTTGTTGATCAATAAATCCAACAAAACTTTCAGTTGGCTCTTTTGAATCAAGGCTGAATGCTTTTCCTTCCGCTTTCAACTCTGGGTTATAACGGTATAAATGCCAGTATCCTGATTTCAATGCTTCTTCACTGATATGAGGAGTACGAGTCATTCCGCCTTTGATACCATGTGCAATACATGGTGAGTATGCAATAACTAATGATGGACCGTCATATTGCTCCGCTTCATTTAATGCTTTTACTAATTGGTTACGGTCTGCTAAAGCAACTTGTGCCACATATACATAACCATAAGTCATAGCAATTAAACCAAGATCTTTTTTCTTAATACGTTTTCCACCTGAAGCGAATTTAGCAATTGCGCCAGTAGGCGTTGATTTTGAAGCTTGTCCTCCGGTATTAGAGTATACTTCAGTATCCATTACTAAGATATTAACATTTTCTCCACTTGCTAAGACATGGTCAACGCCACCGTATCCGATGTCATACGCCCAACCGTCACCACCGAAAATCCAAACAGATTGTTTTTCGAGGAAGTCTTTCTTAGCATCAATTTGATTTAACAATATTTGCGCTTCTGGATTCATTGAAGTCGCTGGTAATAATGCTTTTATCGCAGCTGATAACTCAACTGTTTTTTCTGAATCATTATAGCCTTCAATCCATGCTGCAAATGCAGTTGCAAGCTCAGCATCAACTCCAAGCTCGATAGCTTGTTCCATTAATCCTTGTAATGCTTTACGGTTATGTAAGTATGCTAACTGCATTCCGTAACCAAACTCAGCATTATCTTCGAACAATGAGTTTGCCCAAGCCGGTCCACGGCCTTTTGCATTAGTAGTATATGGCGTTGATGGGTATGAACCACCATAAATTGATGAACATCCGGTTGCATTGGCAATTACCATACGGTCTCCGAACATTTGTGTAATTAAACGTACATATGGAGTTTCTCCACAACCTGCACAAGCTCCTGAGAACTCAAATAAAGGTTTTTTGAATTGTGTTCCTTTTACGTTTGCATTTGTGGTCGCATCTGCTTTTTCTGATACTTTTTCACTTACGAAATCCCAGTTTGGTTTCTCAGTTTCAACATGCTCACCGAATGGTTGCATTGTTAATGCTTTCTCACCTTTTTTACCTGGACAAATATCGGCACAGTTGTTACATCCAGTACAATCCATTGGTGAAACTTGAATACGATATGCATATTTATCCATATCTTTACCCATAGCAGTTAATGTTTCCATATCTGCCGGTGCTTCTTTTTGTTCTTCACCATCTAATAAGAATGGACGGATAGCTGCATGCGGACAAACGAACGCACAGAAGTTACATTGAATACAATTATCTTTATTCCAAATTGGTAAATCAATAGCAATACCACGTTTTTCGTATGCTGCAGTACCATTTGGTAACGAACCATCAGCAACATCAGCAAAGCTACTTACCGGTAAATTATCACCCTCTTGACGATTGATTGGTTCAAGAATGTTTTTAACGAATGCTGGAACGTTAGCATCAGTAGCAAAGATTTGCTCTTCTGATAATTCACCCCATGCTGCTGGTACTTCAACTTTGTGTAATGCGTTAATTCCTTGGTTTACAGCTTCGATATTCATGTTAACAATATCGTCACCTTTTTTACCATAGGCTTTACGAATTCCATCTTCTAAATATTTAACTGCATCACTCATTGGAATGATATCTGCTAAATTAAAGAATGCAGATTGCATAACCATGTTAATACGTCCGCCAAGTCCTACTTCACGAGCAATTGAAGTTGCGTCGATTGTATAGAATTGGATATTATTTTTAGCAATATATGCTTTCATGAACGCTGGTAAATGTTTATCTAATTCTTCATCAGTCCAGATAGTATTCAATAAGAATGCTCCATCTTTTTTCAATCCTGCCAATAAATCATATTTATCAACATATGACTGATTACTACATCCGATAAAGTCAGCCTCACTAATTAAGTATGTAGAATGAATTGGTTCTTTACCAAAACGTAAATGCGATACCGTAATCCCACCTGATTTTTTAGAGTCATATGAGAAGTATGCTTGGCTATACATATCAGTATGTTCACCAATGATTTTAATTGCTTGTTTATTAGCACCAACCATACCATCAGAACCAAGACCCCAGAATTTACAACGACGTGTTGATGCTGGCTCAGTTACAATTGATTCTGTAATAGGTAATGAAAGATGAGTTACATCATCGTTGATTCCTAATGTAAAGTATGTTTTTGGCGTACTACTTGCCAAGTTTTGGTAAACTGCCAAAATTTGTGAAGGTGTTGTATCTTTCGATCCTAAACCATAGCGACCACCAATAATAACTGGTTTTTTATCACTATTTTTAAACGCTTCAACAACATCTAAGTATAAAGGTTCACCATTTTGTCCTGGTTCTTTAGTACGATCCATAACGCTGATACGTTCTACGGTAGCAGGGAATGCTGCCAAGAAATGTTCAACTGAGAAAGGACGGTATAAATGAACTTTAACAACACCGACTTTTTTACCTTGTGCATTTAAATAGTCAACTGTTTCTTGAATAGTTTCAGTTACTGAACCCATTGCAACAATTACGTCAGTAGCATCTGCTGCACCATAGTAATCAAATAAATGATAGCTGCGGCCAGTATGTTTTGCTAATTCATCCATATATTTTTGAACGATACCTGGTAACTCATCATAATAAGAATTGATAGCTTCGCGTGCTTGGAAGAATACATCCGGGTTTTGAGCTGTACCTTTAGTATAAGGATGATCAGAATTTAATCCGCGGTTACGGAAATCTTGTAAAGCTTCTTGATTTACTAAACTTCCTAATGTTTCGTAATCTAAAACTTCAATTTTTTGAATCTCATGTGATGTACGGAATCCATCAAAGAAATGGCAGAATGGTAAACTTGATTCAATTGAAGCTAGATGCGCAACTGGCGCAATATCAGCTACTTCTTGCACTGATCCGGTAGCCAATAATGGAACCCCGGTAGGACGAGAAGCCATAACATCAGTATGATCTCCAAAAATGTTTAATGCATGTGAAGCAATTGCCCGCGCAGAAACATGGAACACACCAGGTAAACGCTCACCAGCAATTTTATACATGTTTGGCAACATTAACAATAACCCTTGAGATGCTGTAAATGTTGTTGAAAGTGTACCTGTAGAAAGCACACCATGCATTGCTCCGGCAGCTCCTGCTTCCGATTGTAATTCAGAAACATTTACTGTTTGTCCAAAAATATTTTTTACTCCGTTAGTTGCCCATTCATCAGTAGCTTCCGCCATATTTGATGAAGGGGTAATTGGGTAAATGGCAGCTACTTCTGTGTATGCATATGCAATATATGCCGCAGCAGTGTTCCCATCGATTGTTTTTAAAATTTTATTTGACATAAAATTTTACCTCCTTCAATGTATTTCAATTTAGTCTGAAAGTATCTTATGCTCTTCTTAAGATAATTCATTTTAAATAGTCCTAAACGCAACAAAACATAGTGTGCACCGCTTGGTATCCACTAGTTTTGTCGGTCACCTTCCCAAGCTTTGGAAAAGCGGCTTATTATTCACCACGATCAACGTAGTGAGTATGTAATAATTCATGTGCTTTATGACTTCCTGGCTCACCAAGGAATTCTTCATAAATCTTTTTAATATCTGGATTGTCATTTGAACGACGGATTTTTTTCGATTTATCAATAGAATAAGTCGCTTCCATACGTTTTTTAATAATTCCACGATCACCATGGTGATATGGTTGTCCACCACCGGCAATACATCCACCAGGACAAGCCATGATTTCGATAACATCGTAATGAGTGCTACCTTCACGTACTGCTTCAAGTAAACGACGCGCATTACCTAATCCGTGAGCGGCTGCAACTTTTAAGTCATGACCAGCAACACTGATATTAGCTTCTTTTACACCTTCAAATCCACGAACACCTTCGAAATCCAAAGTTGCATCACTTTCATCGCCTAACCAAGCCGCTGCCGTACGTAATGCTGCTTCAAGCACCCCGCCAGTAGCACCGAAGATTTGTGCCGCTCCAGTTGATTCTCCGAGTGGATTGTCAAACTCTTCTTCAGCAAGGTCAAGATAGTGAATTCCCGCTTCTTTTACCATACGAGCAAATTCACGAGTCGTAATAACATAGTCTACATCACTATGACCTTCATGAGTTAACTCAGGACGAGCAGACTCATATTTTTTGGCAACACATGGCATTACTGAAACAACAACAATATCTTTTGGATCGATGTTCATTTTTTCAGCAAAGTATGTTTTAGTCATTGAACCAAACATCTCATGTGGTGATTTACAAGTTGATGGTACATCAAGCATATCAGGGAAGTTATGCTCAATGAATTTTACCCATGCCGGGCAGCAACTTGTTAAGATTGGTAAACGTCCTTTACCATTCAAACGTTGCAATACTTCATTAGCTTCTTCCATAATAGTTAAGTCAGCACCCCAGTTAGTATCGAACACACTGTCGAATCCTAAACGACGTAAAGCAGCAACCATTTGACCGGTAGAAACCGTTCCAGGTTCAGCACCAAACTCTTCAGCAACTGCAACCCGTACAGCTGGTGCAGTTTGTACAACAACATATTTACCTTCGTCATATAATGCATTCCATACTTTATCAACATTATTAATCTCAGTTAATGCCGCTGTAGGACATACGCTGACACACTGACCACAGAAAGTACATTCTGTTTCATGTAATGGAGCATTAAATGCTGGCGCAATTACTGTATCAAATCCACGGTTAACTGCTGAATAAATATCAACTGTTTGTACATTCGAGCAAATTGACTCACAGCGACGGCATAAAATACATTTATCTAAATTTTTAACGATTGAAAGACTTGTTTCGTCAATACCAAAGTTACTGCGTTTACCTTCGTAACGAACACGGCGAACATTTAATTCATGTGCCAATGTCTGTAAATCACAGTTAGTACTACGATCACAGAACAAACAATCTTTCGGGTGATTAGAAAGCATTAATTCCATAGTTGTGCGGCGAGAATTCACGGCACGACGAGAATCAGTACTAATATCCATACCCTCTTTTACATAAGTATCACAAGAAGGCACAAGGCGAGAACCGCGTCCTTCATCCACTTCTACCATACAAATCCGACAAGACACCGGACGGTTTTCATAATCCATATCATGCAACTGTAAGTGGCAAAGTGTTGGAATATCAAATCCACTGCGACGAGAAGCTTCAAGGATTGTTTCGCCATTTTGTGCTTCTACTTCGATACCATTGATTTTTAATTTAACCATTATACTTTTCCTCCTTACTGCATGATGATTGCATTAACTGGACACGCACTAATACATGCCTCACACTTAATACAAGTTTCTTGATCAATAACGTGTAACTGCTTCACACTACCTTCAATTGCATCAACCGGACAAACACGTGAACATTTAGTACATCCAATACATTTATCGGTAATAACAATTTGAAGTAAGTCTTTACATACATGTGCCGGACAAGTCTGATCAACGATATGTGCTTCATACTCATCACGGAAATATTTGATGGTAGAAACGATTGGGTTAGGAGCTGTTTTTCCTAATCCGCACAATGAAGAATCAATAACTACTTCAGATAATTCTTGCAGTTTATCAAGATCTTCAAGTGTTCCCTTACCACTAGTAATTTTTTCTAACATTTCAAGCAAACGTGTTGTTCCGATACGACATGGTGTACATTTACCACAAGATTCTTCACAAGTAAACTCAAGATAGAATTTTGCAATGTTAACCATACAATCATCTTCATCAAGAACAATCATCCCGCCTGAACCCATCATTGAACCGATTGATTGCAATGACTCATAATCGATTGGTGTATCCAAGAATTCAGTAGGAATACATCCTCCTGAAGGACCTCCGGTTTGAACTGCTTTTAAAGCACGATCATTCGGAATTCCGCCACCAATGTCATAAACTAATTCACGAAGAGTGGTTCCCATTGGTACCTCAACGAGACCAACATTACTTACTTTACCACCAAGGGCAAATACTTTAGTTCCCTTAGAAGTTGCTGTACCGATAGAGTTATACCAGTCAGCACCTTTATTAACAATAATTGGCACGTTCGCAAAAGTTTCAACATTGTTTGTAGATGTAGGTTTACCCCATAAACCGCGTTCCGAAGGGAATACAGTTTTGTTAAATGGCTCCCCACGCATACCTTCAATCGAACGCATCAACGCAGTTTCTTCACCACAAACGAAAGCTCCGGCACCATATTTAATTAAAACATCAAAGTTGAATCCTGAGCCTAAAATGTTCTCACCAAGCAACCCACGCTCGCGGGCTTGCTTGATAGCAATCTCAAGACGTTCAATAGCCAATGGATACTCAGCACGGATATACACATACCCGGTATCAGCACCAATTGCGTAACCCGCAATAGCCATTGCCTCGATAATACTGTGCGGATCTCCCTCAAGCAATGAGCGGTCCATGAATGCACCCGGATCCCCTTCATCAGCATTACAAATAATATATTTTTGGTCACCCGCCGCACGACGAGTAGCCTCCCATTTCATACCGGTTGGGAATCCGGCTCCACCGCGACCGCGAAGTCCAGAATCAGTCATCAATTTAGTAACTGCCTCTGGCTCCATACCGAATACTTTTGCTAATGCAAGGTATCCTTCTGCAGCGATATACTCATCGATTTCTTCAGGATCAATAATCCCGCAGTTACGCAAAGCAATACGTAATTGCTTTTTGTAGAATGAAATATCATGCATAGTTGGTACTTTTTCATTGATAGACGGTTCAGTAAATAACAAACGTTCTACTGGCTTTCCGCCTTTCATATGTTCAACAATAATATCTTCTGCATCCTCAGGGGTTACTTTTACATAAAAAACATCATCCGGGAAAACTCGGATAATTGGGCCCTCAGCACAAAACCCAAAACATCCTGTTGCTTTTACATCAACAAGTGCCTCTAAATTATGTTCTTTAATCTTTTCAGCTAATGCTTCTTTTAATTCTTTACTTTGCGCCGAGTGGCAACCCGTACCACCACAAACCATAATAATACGCTCTTGTCCGACATAGGCTTCCGCACGACGTAATGCAAGCAACGGCTGATTATTCTGATGCAAAGTTTGCAATTCTTCAACTGATTGAATACGCATTTATTTTTCTCCTCTCTATGTTGGACTTTAAGATAATGTTTCTACCAGATGATTCTCAATAATTGATTCAACATCTTCTGATTGAACATGACCATAAACTTTTTCATTAATGATAACAACAGGTGCTAATCCACAGGCTCCGACACAACGAACACCAGAAAGTGTAAACTTCAAATCATCGCTGGTTTCGCCAGACTTCAGATTCAATGATTTCTCAAATGCTTCTAAAACCTTTCCAGATCCTTTTACGAAACATCCGGTTCCCATACATACCTGAACAACATACTCACCACGCGGCGTATCTGTAAAGTATGAATAAAAACTCACCACTCCGTACACTCTCGCTACCGGAATATTTAATTTTTGTGCAACATATGTTTGTACTTCTCTTGGTAAGTAACCAAAAATATGCTGAGCTCGGTGTAAAACTTGAATTAATGACGATTCGTTTTGCTCTGGTAAACTACTGATGAATTCACCGAGTTCATTGAAAAGTTCTTTGTTCTCAGAACCTTGTGAACAATTACAACTCATGATTGTTCCTCCTTTGTTATTTTGTCAAACTTGCAGCGACGGTGAAATCACTGTTCGAAAATTTATCATATTATTTGCATCAACTTTTTCATATATGATATAGTATATAATCCTAGTTTGCACAAATTAATACGTTCCTCATAATTGTACCCCAATTAATAAGGCTATTCAATACTTTTCAACGAGAAAAATGAGTATATTATTTGCATTTATTTTCGCTTTATGATTCAAGGCCAATAACCACAAGGCTTAAAGGTGCATTTATTCACTATTTAACTAATTGTAATAATTACATTTTTTGAACGCACTCAATTTCCTTAATCGGAATGATTCAGATTTTCTAGTATTTATATGGGTTTTCTTCGCTTTTTGGGGGAAAATAAAAAAGCCACCGGTTCGGCAAACCGGTGGCTTTCAACTTTCTGCAACTCATAACACTAATTCAATTTTTATGGATTCACCATCAATAAAAGTACCCGGTGAGACCGTAATTGCCAACTTCTGCTCCTCAGAAAAACCAATCGTCTCACCATCTTGCAACTGCACATTATTATCAACCACATAACTAACAATATCATAGATAAAATTAAATAACGTTTCATTATCATAACTGGTAAATAAGAT comes from Culicoidibacter larvae and encodes:
- a CDS encoding NADH-dependent [FeFe] hydrogenase, group A6, producing the protein MVKLKINGIEVEAQNGETILEASRRSGFDIPTLCHLQLHDMDYENRPVSCRICMVEVDEGRGSRLVPSCDTYVKEGMDISTDSRRAVNSRRTTMELMLSNHPKDCLFCDRSTNCDLQTLAHELNVRRVRYEGKRSNFGIDETSLSIVKNLDKCILCRRCESICSNVQTVDIYSAVNRGFDTVIAPAFNAPLHETECTFCGQCVSVCPTAALTEINNVDKVWNALYDEGKYVVVQTAPAVRVAVAEEFGAEPGTVSTGQMVAALRRLGFDSVFDTNWGADLTIMEEANEVLQRLNGKGRLPILTSCCPAWVKFIEHNFPDMLDVPSTCKSPHEMFGSMTKTYFAEKMNIDPKDIVVVSVMPCVAKKYESARPELTHEGHSDVDYVITTREFARMVKEAGIHYLDLAEEEFDNPLGESTGAAQIFGATGGVLEAALRTAAAWLGDESDATLDFEGVRGFEGVKEANISVAGHDLKVAAAHGLGNARRLLEAVREGSTHYDVIEIMACPGGCIAGGGQPYHHGDRGIIKKRMEATYSIDKSKKIRRSNDNPDIKKIYEEFLGEPGSHKAHELLHTHYVDRGE
- a CDS encoding complex I 24 kDa subunit family protein; this translates as MSCNCSQGSENKELFNELGEFISSLPEQNESSLIQVLHRAQHIFGYLPREVQTYVAQKLNIPVARVYGVVSFYSYFTDTPRGEYVVQVCMGTGCFVKGSGKVLEAFEKSLNLKSGETSDDLKFTLSGVRCVGACGLAPVVIINEKVYGHVQSEDVESIIENHLVETLS
- a CDS encoding DUF362 domain-containing protein, translated to MAHVISAECISCGACEATCPTDAISAGDTQYNIDPDLCIDCAACTDACPVDAISAQ
- a CDS encoding NADH-quinone oxidoreductase subunit NuoF; this encodes MRIQSVEELQTLHQNNQPLLALRRAEAYVGQERIIMVCGGTGCHSAQSKELKEALAEKIKEHNLEALVDVKATGCFGFCAEGPIIRVFPDDVFYVKVTPEDAEDIIVEHMKGGKPVERLLFTEPSINEKVPTMHDISFYKKQLRIALRNCGIIDPEEIDEYIAAEGYLALAKVFGMEPEAVTKLMTDSGLRGRGGAGFPTGMKWEATRRAAGDQKYIICNADEGDPGAFMDRSLLEGDPHSIIEAMAIAGYAIGADTGYVYIRAEYPLAIERLEIAIKQARERGLLGENILGSGFNFDVLIKYGAGAFVCGEETALMRSIEGMRGEPFNKTVFPSERGLWGKPTSTNNVETFANVPIIVNKGADWYNSIGTATSKGTKVFALGGKVSNVGLVEVPMGTTLRELVYDIGGGIPNDRALKAVQTGGPSGGCIPTEFLDTPIDYESLQSIGSMMGSGGMIVLDEDDCMVNIAKFYLEFTCEESCGKCTPCRIGTTRLLEMLEKITSGKGTLEDLDKLQELSEVVIDSSLCGLGKTAPNPIVSTIKYFRDEYEAHIVDQTCPAHVCKDLLQIVITDKCIGCTKCSRVCPVDAIEGSVKQLHVIDQETCIKCEACISACPVNAIIMQ
- the nifJ gene encoding pyruvate:ferredoxin (flavodoxin) oxidoreductase translates to MSNKILKTIDGNTAAAYIAYAYTEVAAIYPITPSSNMAEATDEWATNGVKNIFGQTVNVSELQSEAGAAGAMHGVLSTGTLSTTFTASQGLLLMLPNMYKIAGERLPGVFHVSARAIASHALNIFGDHTDVMASRPTGVPLLATGSVQEVADIAPVAHLASIESSLPFCHFFDGFRTSHEIQKIEVLDYETLGSLVNQEALQDFRNRGLNSDHPYTKGTAQNPDVFFQAREAINSYYDELPGIVQKYMDELAKHTGRSYHLFDYYGAADATDVIVAMGSVTETIQETVDYLNAQGKKVGVVKVHLYRPFSVEHFLAAFPATVERISVMDRTKEPGQNGEPLYLDVVEAFKNSDKKPVIIGGRYGLGSKDTTPSQILAVYQNLASSTPKTYFTLGINDDVTHLSLPITESIVTEPASTRRCKFWGLGSDGMVGANKQAIKIIGEHTDMYSQAYFSYDSKKSGGITVSHLRFGKEPIHSTYLISEADFIGCSNQSYVDKYDLLAGLKKDGAFLLNTIWTDEELDKHLPAFMKAYIAKNNIQFYTIDATSIAREVGLGGRINMVMQSAFFNLADIIPMSDAVKYLEDGIRKAYGKKGDDIVNMNIEAVNQGINALHKVEVPAAWGELSEEQIFATDANVPAFVKNILEPINRQEGDNLPVSSFADVADGSLPNGTAAYEKRGIAIDLPIWNKDNCIQCNFCAFVCPHAAIRPFLLDGEEQKEAPADMETLTAMGKDMDKYAYRIQVSPMDCTGCNNCADICPGKKGEKALTMQPFGEHVETEKPNWDFVSEKVSEKADATTNANVKGTQFKKPLFEFSGACAGCGETPYVRLITQMFGDRMVIANATGCSSIYGGSYPSTPYTTNAKGRGPAWANSLFEDNAEFGYGMQLAYLHNRKALQGLMEQAIELGVDAELATAFAAWIEGYNDSEKTVELSAAIKALLPATSMNPEAQILLNQIDAKKDFLEKQSVWIFGGDGWAYDIGYGGVDHVLASGENVNILVMDTEVYSNTGGQASKSTPTGAIAKFASGGKRIKKKDLGLIAMTYGYVYVAQVALADRNQLVKALNEAEQYDGPSLVIAYSPCIAHGIKGGMTRTPHISEEALKSGYWHLYRYNPELKAEGKAFSLDSKEPTESFVGFIDQQVRFNSLKRQFPKEAAELYALLEEQAKEKYETYKRLAETQVL